The following are encoded together in the Rhodococcus antarcticus genome:
- a CDS encoding GmrSD restriction endonuclease domain-containing protein: protein MKTNLKHYTVAKALDGFVYNELEGKGLFGLSGALTIQPEYQRNYIYNDGKKDVAVIDSLLKGYPLGLIYFNVTADGLEVLDGQQRITSVGRFVTGKFAIKVEGREQTFSSLPPEDQGRIVDSELLVYECSGTEREIKDWFQTINISGVPLTPQELLNAIYSGPFVTLAKAEFSNSANANLQKWGSYIKGDPKRQEVLAEALSWVATSQQLNVDAYLAQHRLDDSISGLKTYFTSVVDWIGSVFIRTPDKEMRGLEWGRLYETFHSKSYNASTVNARVSSLLGDPAVHKRRGVYEYVLGGGTDPRLLAVRVFDEKTIATRYAQQTVNAEAGAASNCPVCAAGGNTNKTRIYRRSEMDADHVTAWSKGGATDLANCEMLCIPHNRSKGNF, encoded by the coding sequence GTGAAGACCAACCTCAAACATTATACGGTTGCGAAGGCCCTCGACGGGTTTGTCTACAACGAGCTGGAAGGTAAGGGGCTGTTCGGGCTGTCCGGAGCACTTACGATTCAACCGGAGTACCAGCGTAACTACATCTATAACGACGGCAAGAAGGACGTCGCCGTCATCGACTCGCTCTTGAAGGGCTACCCGCTAGGCCTGATCTACTTCAACGTCACCGCTGACGGGCTCGAAGTCCTCGATGGACAGCAGCGCATCACGTCTGTCGGCCGGTTTGTCACTGGCAAGTTCGCGATCAAAGTTGAAGGCAGGGAGCAGACGTTCTCCTCCTTGCCACCTGAGGACCAAGGCCGAATCGTCGACTCAGAGTTGTTGGTCTACGAGTGTTCAGGAACAGAACGCGAGATCAAGGACTGGTTTCAGACCATCAATATTTCCGGCGTTCCGCTCACCCCCCAGGAACTCCTGAACGCAATCTACTCCGGTCCGTTCGTAACACTAGCCAAGGCAGAGTTCTCCAATTCGGCCAATGCCAACCTCCAGAAATGGGGCTCATACATCAAAGGCGACCCGAAACGGCAAGAAGTTCTCGCCGAGGCGCTTTCCTGGGTCGCCACCAGCCAGCAGCTCAACGTTGATGCCTATCTTGCGCAGCACCGACTCGACGACTCGATATCTGGCCTCAAGACCTACTTCACGTCGGTCGTGGATTGGATCGGGAGTGTGTTTATTCGGACACCAGACAAGGAGATGCGTGGCCTGGAGTGGGGTCGGCTTTACGAGACATTTCACTCGAAGTCGTACAATGCTTCGACGGTCAACGCTCGGGTCTCCAGCCTACTTGGTGATCCTGCGGTCCATAAGCGCCGAGGTGTCTACGAGTACGTTCTTGGGGGCGGGACTGACCCGCGCCTCCTTGCGGTGAGGGTCTTCGACGAAAAGACCATCGCGACGCGCTACGCCCAGCAAACGGTCAACGCTGAGGCCGGGGCTGCGTCGAACTGCCCGGTGTGCGCGGCCGGGGGAAATACCAACAAGACGCGAATTTACAGGCGGAGCGAGATGGACGCTGACCACGTAACGGCTTGGTCTAAGGGCGGCGCGACGGACTTGGCAAACTGCGAGATGCTTTGTATTCCACACAACCGCTCGAAGGGCAACTTCTAG
- a CDS encoding SGNH/GDSL hydrolase family protein produces the protein MIGDSLSTGFATPGDPWTRQALSLFTARGQHVQITNASENGAGYVAPGDNGNVFLDLVNRAVLAQAQIVVVFGSDNDAGQPDVAPAMAQTLHQVRDLAPTATLLVVGPPSVPADPGVDLTTIRDDLATATTQVDGHFLDPLTLGWFQGPESQFVSDDGEHPNTDGELYLAQQIVDAVEPLIVR, from the coding sequence GTGATCGGGGACTCGCTGAGCACCGGGTTCGCCACCCCCGGCGACCCCTGGACACGGCAGGCACTGTCACTGTTCACCGCACGCGGCCAGCACGTGCAGATCACCAACGCCTCCGAGAACGGCGCCGGATACGTCGCACCCGGCGACAACGGCAACGTCTTCCTCGACCTCGTCAACCGGGCCGTCCTCGCCCAGGCCCAGATCGTCGTCGTCTTCGGCTCCGACAACGACGCCGGCCAACCCGATGTCGCCCCGGCGATGGCCCAGACCCTGCACCAGGTGCGGGACCTCGCACCCACCGCCACGCTGCTCGTCGTGGGGCCCCCATCGGTCCCGGCCGACCCTGGCGTCGACCTGACCACCATCCGCGACGACCTCGCCACCGCCACCACACAGGTCGATGGGCACTTCCTCGACCCCCTCACCCTCGGATGGTTCCAAGGCCCCGAAAGCCAGTTCGTCTCCGACGACGGCGAACACCCCAACACCGACGGCGAGCTCTACCTCGCCCAGCAGATCGTCGACGCCGTCGAACCCCTGATCGTGCGCTGA
- a CDS encoding recombinase family protein, whose amino-acid sequence MELGYARVSTAKQDLERQIDALRVAGVAPERIYLDKKSGATTNRPGLQAVLGYARDGDVIVVHTLDRLGRTVRDTLNLIHELSERGVGVRNLADPIRVDSANPGDPMGQLAVVLLALFAQMERTYTVERAAHARAVATAKGRRIGRPSVVDPDKLAYAAHLRETGHTIGEIVTKSGIARTSLYRHLPPRPAEQLTVAAPAGDDASPPATSPPALTAPALTAP is encoded by the coding sequence GTGGAGCTGGGGTACGCGCGGGTGTCGACGGCGAAGCAGGACCTCGAGCGGCAGATCGACGCGCTGCGGGTGGCCGGGGTCGCACCGGAGCGGATCTACCTCGACAAGAAATCCGGGGCCACGACGAACCGGCCCGGCCTGCAGGCGGTGCTGGGCTACGCCCGCGACGGCGACGTGATCGTGGTCCACACCCTCGACCGGCTCGGGCGCACCGTGCGCGACACCCTGAACTTGATCCACGAGCTCTCCGAGCGTGGTGTCGGGGTCCGCAACCTCGCCGACCCGATCCGGGTCGACTCGGCGAACCCGGGCGACCCGATGGGTCAGCTCGCGGTCGTGCTGCTGGCGTTGTTCGCGCAGATGGAGCGCACCTACACCGTGGAGCGGGCCGCGCACGCCCGCGCGGTGGCGACGGCGAAGGGCCGCCGGATCGGGCGGCCGAGCGTCGTGGACCCGGACAAGCTCGCCTACGCCGCGCACCTGCGAGAGACCGGGCACACCATCGGTGAGATCGTCACCAAGAGCGGTATCGCCCGCACCAGCCTCTACCGGCACCTGCCGCCCCGACCGGCCGAGCAGCTCACGGTCGCCGCGCCCGCCGGCGACGACGCCAGCCCGCCGGCCACGTCGCCGCCAGCGTTGACGGCGCCAGCGTTGACGGCGCCGTAG
- a CDS encoding LLM class flavin-dependent oxidoreductase yields MQLGIMDHIDANGLRPGEQYEQRLRLTELYDALGFRAYHLAEHHGTPLGVAPSPNLFLAAVAQRTENLRIGTFVNTLPMYHPVRLVEEIAMLDQLSGGRLEIGMGRGISPVEVGYYGIDHDTTRARFSELVEIVRRGLSCPVLDFHGEFYDISSVPMVVAPVQSALPLWYGIADPEKAGWAAGLGLNVAALLDAASVRPITDRFRAEWAKLGRPASELPLTAVTRNMVVAPTAEEAMHTANRAFGPWRANTDHTWLKAGLPSPFDKRTGKDFAEWHDKGGAFAGTPEDALTYLTEQAQQAGITYVAVDVAFGDTSYDESAQTVQLLATEVLPALADLTPARL; encoded by the coding sequence GTGCAGCTGGGAATCATGGATCACATCGATGCCAACGGGCTGCGCCCCGGTGAGCAGTATGAGCAGCGGCTGCGGCTCACGGAGCTTTACGACGCACTGGGTTTTCGTGCGTATCACCTGGCTGAGCACCACGGCACACCGTTGGGTGTGGCCCCGTCACCGAACCTGTTCCTGGCGGCGGTGGCCCAGCGGACGGAGAACCTGCGTATCGGTACCTTCGTCAACACCCTGCCGATGTACCACCCGGTGCGGCTAGTCGAGGAGATCGCGATGTTGGACCAGCTCAGTGGCGGTCGCCTCGAAATCGGCATGGGTCGCGGGATCTCCCCCGTCGAGGTCGGCTACTACGGCATCGACCACGACACCACCCGCGCACGTTTCAGCGAGCTGGTCGAGATCGTGCGCCGCGGCCTGAGCTGCCCGGTACTGGACTTCCATGGCGAGTTCTACGACATCAGTTCTGTGCCCATGGTTGTTGCCCCGGTGCAGAGCGCGCTGCCCCTCTGGTACGGGATCGCTGACCCGGAGAAGGCCGGGTGGGCTGCGGGACTGGGCCTGAATGTGGCCGCTCTGCTCGACGCTGCGTCGGTACGGCCCATCACCGACCGGTTCCGAGCCGAGTGGGCGAAGCTGGGGAGGCCAGCCTCGGAGCTGCCGTTGACCGCGGTGACCCGCAACATGGTGGTCGCGCCAACCGCCGAGGAAGCCATGCACACCGCCAACCGGGCCTTCGGCCCGTGGCGGGCGAACACCGACCACACCTGGCTCAAGGCGGGGCTGCCCTCGCCCTTCGACAAGCGCACGGGCAAGGACTTCGCGGAGTGGCACGACAAGGGCGGAGCGTTCGCGGGGACCCCCGAGGACGCGTTGACCTACCTCACCGAGCAAGCGCAGCAGGCGGGTATCACCTACGTCGCGGTCGACGTGGCCTTCGGTGACACCAGCTACGACGAATCAGCCCAAACCGTCCAGCTCCTCGCCACAGAAGTTCTCCCGGCCCTCGCCGACCTCACCCCAGCCCGCCTGTAA
- a CDS encoding AAA family ATPase, translating into MLGTDDDGRRFLSGTFGELSPATPATNPPTFLVTTEHRRFAEFADTVRTHRYIGLCWGPPGVGKTLSARHYAGTDDWARWQHELTTGAEPGPVPERVRQSRTALWTPTVSATTKEVDQALPRACQQISYAIDYHQHGKVDPFVHTDSAGSGLTELLIIDEADRLKTTGLEQVRDYYDRHRLGVILIGMPGIEKRLARYPQLYSRIGFAHQYRPLTNDELTALLTRRWQATPTTDEGEQLAQTVATATVARITGGNFRLVDRLLTQVERIRTINNLHTITPEVVEAAREALLIGR; encoded by the coding sequence ATGCTCGGCACAGACGACGACGGCCGACGATTCCTCTCCGGCACCTTCGGCGAGCTCAGCCCCGCCACACCAGCGACCAACCCGCCGACGTTCCTGGTCACCACCGAGCACCGCCGGTTCGCCGAGTTCGCCGACACCGTCCGCACCCACCGCTACATCGGGCTGTGCTGGGGACCACCCGGGGTCGGCAAGACGCTGTCCGCCCGGCACTACGCCGGCACCGACGACTGGGCCCGATGGCAGCACGAGCTCACCACCGGCGCCGAGCCCGGACCGGTGCCCGAACGCGTCCGACAGAGCCGGACCGCGCTGTGGACACCGACCGTCAGCGCCACCACCAAGGAGGTCGACCAGGCACTACCCCGAGCCTGCCAACAGATCTCCTACGCCATCGACTACCACCAGCACGGCAAGGTCGACCCCTTCGTCCACACCGACTCCGCCGGGTCCGGGCTCACCGAGCTGCTCATCATCGACGAAGCCGACCGGCTCAAGACCACCGGCCTGGAACAGGTCCGCGACTACTACGACCGACACCGCCTCGGCGTCATCCTCATCGGCATGCCCGGCATCGAGAAACGCCTGGCCCGCTACCCCCAGCTCTACAGCCGAATCGGCTTCGCCCACCAGTACCGCCCCCTGACCAACGACGAACTCACCGCCCTGCTCACCCGCCGCTGGCAGGCCACCCCCACCACCGACGAAGGCGAGCAGCTCGCCCAGACCGTCGCCACCGCCACCGTCGCCCGCATCACCGGCGGCAACTTCCGACTCGTCGACCGACTACTCACCCAAGTCGAGCGCATCCGCACCATCAACAACCTCCACACCATCACCCCCGAAGTCGTCGAGGCCGCCCGCGAAGCCCTCCTCATCGGCCGCTGA
- a CDS encoding recombinase family protein translates to MGELLGYARVSTLEQDAALQHDALSAAGCFRSWTDTASGAITDRPELAAVMDALRPGDTLVVWRLDRLGRSLPHLIETVRGLADRGIGFRSLQEAIDTTTPGGRLVFHIFGSLAEFERDLIRERTMAGLAAARRRGRVGGRPTVMTAAKTKQALRMVTAGTPLTEVADVLGVSRTTLYRHLKTTPAVVTAPVVAPVLPPVVSVAPVVGERSGRSCPSCGLEPSTRQEAAQLRADLAVRWLHPDPTTPGAVVEARHCRTCQPRGAVVDVECTRCGDGPIITGALAEDSAPGSVAYPARRWLVAAGWVTAPELVCPEH, encoded by the coding sequence GTGGGTGAGCTGCTGGGGTACGCGAGGGTCTCCACCCTGGAGCAGGACGCTGCGCTGCAGCACGACGCTCTCAGCGCCGCGGGGTGCTTCCGGTCGTGGACCGACACCGCTTCCGGTGCGATCACCGACCGACCAGAGCTGGCTGCGGTGATGGACGCGTTGCGTCCGGGGGACACCCTGGTGGTGTGGCGGCTGGACCGCCTGGGTCGGTCGCTGCCGCACCTCATCGAGACCGTCCGCGGTCTTGCCGACCGTGGCATCGGGTTCCGGTCGCTGCAGGAGGCCATCGACACCACCACCCCCGGGGGCCGGTTGGTGTTCCACATCTTCGGCTCACTCGCGGAGTTCGAGCGTGATCTCATCAGGGAACGCACCATGGCCGGGCTGGCCGCCGCCCGGCGGCGGGGTCGGGTCGGGGGCCGGCCCACGGTGATGACCGCGGCGAAGACGAAGCAGGCGCTGCGGATGGTCACCGCGGGGACGCCGCTGACGGAGGTCGCCGACGTCCTGGGGGTCAGCCGCACGACGTTGTACCGCCACCTCAAGACCACCCCCGCCGTCGTGACCGCACCGGTAGTGGCACCGGTCCTGCCCCCGGTGGTGTCGGTCGCGCCGGTGGTGGGGGAGCGGTCGGGGCGGTCGTGCCCCTCCTGCGGGCTCGAGCCCAGCACCCGGCAGGAGGCCGCCCAGCTGCGGGCGGACCTGGCGGTGCGGTGGCTGCACCCCGACCCCACCACCCCTGGTGCCGTCGTCGAGGCCCGGCACTGCCGGACCTGCCAGCCGCGGGGGGCGGTGGTCGACGTGGAGTGCACCCGCTGCGGCGACGGGCCCATCATCACCGGGGCCCTCGCCGAGGACAGCGCCCCGGGGTCGGTGGCCTACCCCGCACGGAGGTGGTTGGTGGCCGCCGGGTGGGTGACGGCCCCCGAGCTGGTGTGCCCCGAGCACTGA
- a CDS encoding SMODS domain-containing nucleotidyltransferase, translating to MSTSSRFDRFIGNVSLNAAQRQEAQDRVKSVASKLNERYYPNVAYTGSTKLLIGSHAKRTRVRPPRDVDMVFIMPILQYKRYDEYAGNGQSQMLQDVRAVIAQRYPSTSISGSGRVVDVKFTNGHSVQVVPAFEVTGKFLLADSHDGGSWQLSNYREEAAFVDRSDKRTAGNTRKLIKMLKVWQQECNVPIKSIVLELRAVNFLKDWPHASKSSTYHDWMMRDFFKELLNYTNGTCKIPGIDEKCQYGDAWAAKVRRAYANALEACEDEASSYEYLATEHWQKIFGSMYVGP from the coding sequence GTGTCTACATCATCACGATTTGATCGGTTCATCGGCAATGTTTCGCTAAATGCTGCTCAGCGGCAGGAGGCTCAGGATCGAGTCAAGTCGGTGGCGTCGAAACTTAATGAGCGCTACTACCCGAACGTGGCCTACACGGGCTCGACGAAGCTGCTGATCGGGTCGCACGCCAAGCGCACGCGGGTGCGGCCACCCCGCGATGTCGACATGGTCTTCATCATGCCGATCTTGCAGTACAAGCGTTACGACGAGTACGCAGGCAACGGACAGTCGCAGATGCTCCAAGACGTCCGCGCGGTCATCGCACAGCGCTACCCGAGCACTTCGATTAGCGGAAGCGGGCGAGTCGTCGACGTCAAGTTCACCAACGGACACTCAGTGCAAGTCGTCCCCGCCTTCGAGGTAACCGGGAAGTTCCTCCTAGCAGACTCGCACGACGGGGGCAGTTGGCAGCTCTCCAACTACCGCGAGGAAGCGGCGTTCGTCGACCGGTCGGACAAACGAACCGCTGGCAACACCCGTAAACTAATCAAGATGCTGAAGGTGTGGCAGCAGGAATGCAACGTGCCGATCAAGTCGATCGTTCTTGAGTTGAGAGCGGTCAACTTCCTCAAAGACTGGCCACACGCCTCCAAGTCCTCGACATATCACGACTGGATGATGCGCGACTTCTTTAAGGAGTTGCTGAACTACACAAACGGAACGTGTAAGATTCCTGGCATTGACGAAAAATGCCAGTACGGGGATGCATGGGCTGCCAAAGTTCGACGCGCGTACGCCAACGCTCTTGAGGCGTGCGAGGACGAGGCCAGTAGTTATGAGTACCTAGCGACTGAGCACTGGCAGAAAATCTTTGGATCGATGTATGTCGGCCCCTGA
- a CDS encoding prevent-host-death protein translates to MTMAYLPAATRRSSDLSKHAAEVFAEAEDHPVTVTRRDGESLVLMSQREAEARAGLLNFAAQLITVTLEDGGTLAERMSKPFPWMLALSPADRTTCAHELVDAARASFATDQPHLAIAELTSWQETAVAIAAGLRSVDVDWLDGGDVVARP, encoded by the coding sequence ATGACCATGGCGTACCTGCCCGCGGCGACGCGGCGTTCCTCGGACCTGAGCAAGCACGCGGCCGAGGTGTTCGCCGAGGCCGAGGACCACCCCGTGACGGTGACCCGGCGAGACGGCGAGTCCCTGGTGCTCATGTCCCAGCGCGAGGCCGAGGCCCGTGCCGGCCTGCTGAACTTCGCCGCGCAGCTCATCACGGTGACCCTGGAGGACGGCGGCACCCTGGCCGAGCGGATGTCCAAGCCCTTCCCCTGGATGCTCGCGTTGTCACCCGCGGACCGAACCACCTGCGCCCACGAGCTCGTCGACGCCGCGCGCGCCTCCTTCGCCACCGACCAGCCGCACCTGGCGATCGCGGAGCTGACGTCCTGGCAGGAGACAGCGGTCGCCATCGCGGCCGGGCTGCGCAGCGTGGACGTCGACTGGCTCGACGGCGGCGACGTCGTGGCGCGCCCGTAG
- a CDS encoding SLATT domain-containing protein, with the protein MSAPDEINIANLRESLGRVVYSHKTHEKAREIESAKTAVIKWFNIILTALTAGSIFSALTTDEHVLLVIGAVISMIAVAFVVFQLSFDPRGSEERHRATAKQLWLIREQYQLLLVDMMETQTAGQDLLVRRDTLVADLGIVYSQAPNTSPRAYKKAQTALQVKDDMTFSDEEIDRFLPLVLQTTNRKPD; encoded by the coding sequence ATGTCGGCCCCTGACGAAATAAACATCGCCAATTTACGCGAGAGTCTCGGCCGCGTGGTCTATAGCCACAAAACGCACGAAAAGGCGCGCGAGATCGAAAGCGCCAAAACGGCTGTGATTAAGTGGTTCAACATCATCCTCACCGCGTTGACCGCCGGCTCTATCTTCAGCGCGCTAACGACGGATGAGCACGTGCTCCTCGTTATAGGCGCGGTGATCTCAATGATCGCCGTCGCCTTCGTCGTGTTCCAGCTGAGCTTTGATCCGAGGGGTTCCGAGGAACGTCACCGTGCCACGGCGAAGCAGCTCTGGCTGATACGCGAGCAGTATCAGTTGCTGCTCGTTGACATGATGGAGACGCAGACCGCGGGCCAGGATCTGTTGGTACGGCGGGACACGCTCGTTGCCGACCTGGGGATCGTTTACTCCCAAGCACCGAACACGAGTCCACGCGCCTACAAGAAAGCACAGACCGCGCTGCAAGTGAAAGACGACATGACTTTCAGCGATGAGGAGATCGATCGCTTCCTCCCGTTAGTCCTTCAGACGACGAATCGCAAACCAGACTGA
- a CDS encoding adenine-specific methyltransferase EcoRI family protein — translation MGKGQGVTTGAGNEILGRAKAVKNDEFYTQWADIEREMNAYLEYDPNVFRDKVVLLPCDDPEWSNFTKFFALRFMDYGIKRLISTSFAPDSNPAGDLLTPTLFETEDPKFDSRRTRLNGKKFVLEPKDLNKDGVVNIDDLQWDYLEGDGDFRSAEVTALRDGADIVITNPPFSLFREFVDWLVEGRVRFSMIGNQNAIAYREVFRRIKDNQMWLGKGFPRNMAHFHTPYSVHSPWVEQRGEGIVRVPGVQWFTNIEHGRRHEPLQLMTMTDNLRYNKKLIGTLGGGTEYQRYDNFDAIEVPFSDAIPSDFDGVMGVPITWLAKYNPDQFEILGTDESDLRPTKTYSAKRKFVDGVLAKSNTGSKGCYIRADSFGAGTYFDVGYPVKRMYKRIFIQRKTG, via the coding sequence ATGGGGAAAGGGCAGGGCGTGACCACAGGGGCTGGCAACGAGATATTGGGTCGGGCAAAGGCCGTCAAGAACGACGAATTTTACACTCAATGGGCAGATATCGAGCGAGAAATGAACGCATATCTTGAGTACGACCCAAACGTTTTTCGCGATAAAGTCGTACTCCTCCCATGTGATGATCCCGAATGGTCCAACTTTACAAAGTTCTTCGCTCTTCGCTTTATGGATTACGGAATTAAACGGCTCATCTCCACTTCGTTTGCGCCCGACAGTAACCCTGCCGGGGACCTTCTTACGCCCACGCTCTTCGAAACCGAAGACCCGAAATTTGATAGCCGACGAACGCGACTCAACGGCAAGAAATTTGTCCTTGAGCCAAAGGATCTCAATAAGGACGGCGTCGTAAATATCGACGACCTCCAGTGGGACTACCTGGAGGGGGACGGCGATTTTCGCAGTGCAGAGGTCACCGCCTTACGTGATGGGGCTGACATTGTCATTACGAACCCTCCGTTTTCATTGTTCCGCGAGTTCGTCGACTGGCTGGTTGAGGGCCGCGTGAGGTTCTCGATGATCGGCAACCAAAACGCGATTGCCTACCGAGAGGTATTCAGACGGATCAAGGACAACCAGATGTGGCTCGGGAAAGGATTTCCGCGCAACATGGCTCATTTTCACACGCCGTATTCTGTCCACAGTCCGTGGGTTGAGCAGCGGGGCGAAGGTATCGTCCGGGTTCCCGGTGTTCAGTGGTTCACCAACATAGAGCATGGCCGCCGCCACGAGCCACTCCAACTGATGACAATGACGGACAATCTAAGGTACAACAAGAAGCTGATCGGGACACTTGGTGGCGGGACTGAGTATCAGCGATACGACAACTTCGACGCGATCGAGGTGCCCTTTAGCGACGCGATTCCATCTGACTTTGACGGCGTCATGGGCGTGCCAATCACGTGGCTGGCTAAATACAACCCAGATCAATTCGAGATACTGGGTACAGACGAATCCGACCTTCGTCCGACGAAGACGTACTCGGCTAAGCGAAAATTCGTCGATGGTGTGCTAGCGAAATCAAATACTGGATCGAAGGGGTGCTACATCCGGGCGGACTCTTTCGGCGCTGGGACTTACTTCGACGTCGGGTACCCAGTCAAACGCATGTACAAGCGCATCTTTATCCAGCGAAAGACTGGCTAG
- a CDS encoding Mu transposase C-terminal domain-containing protein, which produces MTGRLSAQDKVTLLREHVDGGVPLTRLAEDAGVPVRTLSRWAAAYRDGGSVSSLERKTRSDRGRRQLPKDLVDIIEALALRRPAPTTAFVHRRISDLAHDQGLPAPSYSTVRGIVAAIDPGLRTLALHGDTAYRDQFELVLRRTAARPNEQWQADHTLLDVQILDRQHQPVRPWLTVVLDDYSRAVAGYTLLLGDPTAEQTALALHQAVRGKANPAWQVQGLPDVLYSDHGSDFTSNRLERVCLDTHIRLIHSRVGVPQGRGKIERFYRTITSELLPHLPGHIPHGTHGQPISPPTLSTAQLDAALEQFIIGEYHQRPHSETGQPPGRRWLGEGWIPRAPGHPEDLDLLLLTAATGRVVQRDGIRFNSTRYLSPVLAAYVGETVTIRYDPRDAAELRVFHDDGYLCRAIAPELATGAVTLEQVQDARNRRRRALKQQLRERRSLADSLPPDHRYVPDPAPSPDATPAGPPDPQVPDQPDPGPRHRLRTYASD; this is translated from the coding sequence GTGACCGGGCGGCTCAGCGCGCAGGACAAGGTCACCCTGTTGCGCGAGCACGTCGACGGCGGAGTGCCCCTGACCCGCCTGGCCGAAGACGCGGGTGTGCCGGTGCGCACGCTGAGCCGGTGGGCAGCTGCCTACCGCGACGGCGGCAGCGTGTCGTCGCTGGAGCGCAAGACGCGCAGTGACCGCGGCCGGCGGCAGCTGCCGAAGGACCTGGTGGACATCATCGAGGCCCTCGCGCTACGCCGACCGGCGCCGACCACCGCGTTCGTGCACCGCCGGATCAGCGACCTCGCCCACGACCAGGGGCTCCCGGCGCCGAGTTACTCCACGGTGCGAGGGATCGTCGCGGCCATCGACCCGGGACTGCGGACGCTCGCGCTGCACGGTGACACCGCCTACCGGGACCAGTTCGAGCTGGTCCTGCGGCGCACGGCCGCCCGCCCCAACGAGCAGTGGCAGGCCGACCACACCCTGCTCGACGTGCAGATCCTCGACCGACAACACCAGCCGGTGCGGCCCTGGCTGACCGTGGTCCTGGATGACTACTCCCGCGCGGTCGCCGGCTACACACTCCTGCTGGGCGACCCGACCGCCGAGCAGACCGCTCTCGCGCTGCACCAGGCCGTCCGCGGCAAGGCCAACCCTGCCTGGCAGGTCCAGGGCCTGCCCGACGTGCTCTACAGCGACCACGGCAGCGACTTCACCAGCAACAGGCTCGAACGGGTCTGCCTGGACACCCACATCCGGCTCATCCACTCCCGGGTCGGGGTCCCGCAGGGCCGGGGCAAGATCGAACGCTTCTACCGCACGATCACCAGCGAGCTGCTCCCGCACCTGCCGGGGCACATCCCGCACGGCACCCACGGCCAACCGATCTCCCCACCCACCCTCAGCACCGCCCAGCTCGACGCCGCGCTCGAGCAGTTCATCATCGGCGAGTACCACCAGCGGCCGCATTCGGAGACCGGGCAACCACCGGGGCGGCGTTGGCTCGGCGAGGGCTGGATCCCCCGCGCCCCGGGCCACCCCGAGGACCTCGACCTGCTGCTGCTCACCGCCGCGACAGGCCGGGTCGTGCAGCGCGACGGGATCCGCTTCAACAGCACCCGCTACCTCAGCCCCGTCCTGGCCGCCTACGTCGGTGAGACCGTCACCATCCGCTACGACCCCCGTGACGCCGCCGAGCTCCGCGTCTTCCACGACGACGGCTACCTCTGCCGGGCCATCGCCCCCGAGCTCGCGACCGGAGCCGTCACCCTCGAGCAGGTCCAGGACGCGCGCAACCGCCGGCGCCGAGCCCTCAAACAGCAGCTGCGTGAGCGCCGCAGCCTGGCCGACTCCCTACCCCCCGACCACCGCTACGTCCCGGACCCGGCGCCATCGCCCGATGCCACACCCGCTGGACCACCTGACCCGCAGGTCCCCGACCAGCCTGACCCTGGCCCACGACACCGGCTGAGGACCTATGCCAGCGACTGA